Proteins encoded in a region of the Mariprofundus ferrinatatus genome:
- the smc gene encoding chromosome segregation protein SMC — protein sequence MRLKRIELAGFKSFVDPTRIDLDLGITAIVGPNGCGKSNIVDALRWVLGEHSAKHLRGGVMDDLIFQGSDTRSPVAVCDVELTFAIERGALATPYHELEEITIRRRLTREGGSDAFINGKMVRMKDVVDLFLDTGISTRAYAIVEQGSIARMVTAKPEERRVIFEEAAGVMKYRSRRKEAERRMKDTQQNLDRVLDLLEEVRTQCRSLKQQAGRAERFKKLQEEFTHLQSVSLGLRYRHLRAGFEETEKRLAKARTAEAEASKLLAATEKAVSEAREKVIGHESEAQASQDQLRVAERRRSDLQQQAERVAGDRRLLSERKSALTGRIDEANQYLSRIGEELAGAEQRLSEQDDSELQSLKTLAEKGVEQAQLHFQQQGVQRDARLSEFERLRHSGEQAKQQRDKAAAALLRLSEREERFASQLAEIELQIGSNTEAVKESERLLASSEQLYRNAEQQLVTAQSELDRSRSDREAAARELAEQEAVVRELKGTVQELRGRTKNQDVSDELRDGLRAQGAVWVDESLNVPEGLEAAVAAALRGRSADARIPVNPDLTSWKGLFGRVAEAPVALFAGNSSKAKPAVSESLATAIGLDAGHTLYDLFAPIALVEDITEAFGSSESCVSRDGWRLEPEGWLVPPAGNRTANRLATQRKLRDAESKLDRAEARLVSVSETFANAESRLELQQKSWQQAHVEVTRAEGDWHKSQSGLSHAKAEQISLNERRQRLQSDIHEASGEREHWQQQLDQAGGVDQEELEKARHRLSEQNDAVARAEQALNQARTGLSQAEQSLALFAQAQDNIHRECTRLQQEQSRLNSQVETDSERLRQAEAELSRVRADSDLDQHLASAAAEVEKMHQAMNAIRQRGHELQQAQHECERAERQARQQLHLASGQRQSVELSEAQDATRLQDLEGEIESRCQVSAATLLKRIDAMEGIDDAEAIIERTHELGDRLERFGPVNLLAIDEFEQASERELFLSEQAADLESSLTTLSDTISRIDRTTKQRFREVFDQTNAYFKQTFPQLFGGGRAELRLDSDDVLTAGVEVIAQPPGKRLQDVTLLSGGEKALTAVALVFSIFKIKPAPFCVLDEVDAPLDDANVGRFGEMVRELSDRVQFLSISHNKITMQQADRLIGVSMPEPGVSKIVAVDMASVPH from the coding sequence ATGCGGCTGAAGCGGATCGAACTGGCCGGCTTTAAATCGTTTGTCGATCCGACCAGGATCGATCTGGATCTCGGCATTACCGCCATTGTCGGGCCTAACGGTTGCGGCAAATCCAACATCGTTGACGCACTGCGCTGGGTGCTGGGTGAACACTCAGCCAAACATCTGCGCGGCGGTGTGATGGATGACCTGATCTTCCAGGGCTCCGATACCCGTTCGCCCGTGGCCGTTTGCGATGTGGAACTCACCTTTGCCATTGAAAGGGGGGCTCTGGCGACGCCTTACCATGAACTCGAAGAGATCACCATTCGCCGCCGCCTGACCCGCGAGGGCGGCTCCGACGCCTTTATCAACGGCAAGATGGTGCGCATGAAGGATGTTGTCGATCTCTTCCTTGATACCGGCATCTCGACGCGCGCTTACGCCATCGTAGAGCAGGGCTCGATAGCCCGTATGGTGACCGCGAAGCCCGAGGAGCGGCGTGTCATTTTTGAAGAGGCGGCCGGCGTAATGAAATATCGCTCCCGTCGCAAAGAGGCCGAGCGCCGCATGAAGGATACGCAGCAGAACCTTGACCGTGTGCTTGATCTGCTGGAAGAGGTACGAACCCAGTGCCGCAGCCTCAAGCAGCAGGCAGGACGCGCCGAACGTTTCAAGAAGCTGCAGGAGGAGTTCACGCATCTGCAGTCGGTCAGCCTGGGGCTGCGTTACCGTCATTTGAGAGCCGGGTTTGAGGAGACCGAGAAGCGGCTTGCGAAGGCGAGAACGGCGGAAGCAGAAGCATCAAAACTGTTGGCCGCGACAGAGAAGGCGGTCTCCGAAGCACGCGAGAAGGTGATTGGGCATGAGAGCGAGGCGCAGGCGTCGCAGGACCAGCTCAGGGTTGCCGAACGCCGTCGCTCTGACCTGCAGCAGCAGGCCGAACGCGTGGCGGGTGACCGGCGTCTGCTGAGCGAAAGAAAGAGCGCGCTGACCGGACGAATTGATGAGGCAAACCAGTACCTCAGCCGTATTGGTGAAGAGCTTGCAGGGGCAGAGCAGCGTTTGAGCGAACAGGATGACTCTGAACTGCAGTCGCTGAAAACATTGGCTGAGAAAGGTGTCGAGCAGGCACAGCTGCATTTCCAGCAGCAGGGAGTACAGCGCGATGCCAGGCTCTCCGAGTTTGAGCGGCTCAGGCACAGTGGCGAGCAGGCAAAACAGCAGCGGGATAAGGCCGCGGCAGCACTGCTCAGGCTGAGCGAGAGGGAAGAGCGGTTTGCTTCCCAGCTCGCCGAGATAGAGCTGCAGATCGGCAGCAACACGGAAGCGGTGAAGGAGTCAGAGAGGCTCCTGGCCAGCAGTGAGCAGCTCTACCGCAACGCCGAGCAGCAGCTTGTTACGGCCCAGAGCGAGTTGGATCGCAGTCGCAGTGACCGTGAAGCAGCAGCCCGGGAGCTGGCTGAACAGGAAGCTGTCGTGCGCGAACTTAAAGGCACCGTGCAGGAGTTGCGCGGACGCACAAAAAACCAGGATGTTTCCGATGAGCTGCGCGACGGATTGAGGGCGCAGGGCGCTGTATGGGTCGATGAGTCGCTGAATGTGCCCGAAGGCCTTGAAGCCGCCGTGGCTGCAGCACTGCGCGGCCGCTCTGCCGATGCGCGTATTCCGGTCAATCCTGATCTCACCAGCTGGAAAGGGCTGTTCGGTCGCGTCGCGGAGGCACCTGTAGCCCTGTTTGCCGGCAACAGCTCGAAAGCAAAGCCGGCGGTATCAGAGTCGCTGGCAACCGCGATCGGCCTGGATGCGGGGCATACGCTCTATGACCTTTTTGCGCCGATTGCGCTGGTGGAAGACATCACCGAGGCCTTCGGCAGCAGTGAGAGTTGCGTAAGTCGTGATGGCTGGCGTCTGGAACCGGAGGGTTGGCTGGTTCCGCCGGCGGGAAACCGTACGGCAAACCGACTGGCCACGCAGCGGAAACTGCGTGATGCCGAAAGCAAACTTGATCGGGCTGAAGCACGCCTTGTCTCCGTATCCGAAACCTTTGCCAATGCGGAAAGCCGCCTGGAGCTGCAGCAGAAGAGCTGGCAGCAGGCGCATGTTGAGGTTACCCGGGCCGAAGGCGACTGGCACAAGTCCCAGTCCGGACTCTCGCACGCCAAAGCGGAGCAGATTTCACTCAATGAACGGCGGCAGCGACTGCAATCCGATATTCATGAGGCGAGCGGTGAGCGCGAACACTGGCAACAGCAGCTGGATCAGGCTGGCGGTGTTGATCAGGAGGAGCTGGAGAAGGCCCGTCACAGGCTGAGCGAGCAGAACGATGCTGTTGCCCGGGCCGAGCAGGCGCTGAACCAGGCGCGAACGGGACTGTCGCAGGCTGAACAGTCACTCGCCCTCTTCGCACAGGCACAGGATAATATTCACCGGGAGTGCACACGGCTTCAGCAGGAGCAGTCGCGCCTGAACAGTCAGGTGGAAACCGATAGTGAGCGTCTTCGTCAGGCCGAGGCTGAGTTGTCGAGAGTGCGTGCGGACAGTGACCTCGATCAGCACCTTGCCTCCGCAGCAGCAGAGGTTGAGAAGATGCACCAGGCGATGAACGCTATCCGGCAGCGAGGCCATGAACTGCAACAGGCTCAGCATGAGTGCGAGAGAGCGGAACGTCAGGCACGCCAGCAGCTGCATCTGGCTTCCGGGCAGCGTCAGTCGGTCGAACTTTCCGAGGCGCAGGATGCGACCCGCTTACAGGACCTGGAAGGGGAGATTGAGAGCCGCTGCCAGGTCTCTGCAGCGACACTGCTCAAGCGGATTGATGCCATGGAAGGGATCGATGATGCCGAGGCGATTATTGAACGCACCCATGAACTGGGCGACAGGCTGGAGCGTTTCGGGCCGGTGAATCTTCTGGCCATCGATGAGTTTGAACAGGCGAGCGAACGTGAACTGTTCCTCTCTGAACAGGCGGCGGATCTGGAGTCGAGCCTGACGACACTCTCCGATACGATTTCCCGTATCGACCGCACGACAAAGCAGCGTTTTCGTGAAGTGTTTGATCAGACCAATGCCTACTTCAAGCAGACCTTCCCGCAGCTCTTCGGTGGCGGACGGGCAGAGTTGCGTCTGGACTCCGACGATGTGCTGACAGCGGGTGTTGAGGTGATTGCACAGCCGCCGGGCAAGCGGCTGCAGGATGTTACGCTTCTCTCAGGCGGGGAGAAGGCGCTGACGGCCGTGGCGCTGGTATTCTCGATTTTCAAGATCAAGCCGGCACCGTTCTGCGTGCTTGATGAGGTAGATGCACCGCTTGATGATGCCAATGTCGGGCGTTTCGGCGAGATGGTGCGCGAGCTCTCCGACCGCGTTCAGTTCCTCTCCATTTCGCATAACAAGATCACCATGCAGCAGGCCGACCGCCTGATCGGCGTCTCAATGCCCGAGCCTGGTGTATCCAAGATTGTCGCTGTCGATATGGCTTCCGTGCCTCACTAG
- the trpC gene encoding indole-3-glycerol phosphate synthase TrpC — MSSILNEIAEYKRGWVATCKQSLSEAELLLQGKAKTPLDFAAALHNRTAARENAVIAEVKKASPSKGIIRADFDPVSIARSYESGGATCLSVLTDVKYFQGADEYVRMIRAAVGLPILRKDFMLDTYQIAEARAMGADAILVILAMVDDTLAAELTACANELGLSVLPEVHNAEELERALKLDTQLIGINNRNLHTFETSLDTTLSLLAEIDDERTVITESGIFTPEDIRLMNDNAVYGFLVGESLMRQPDPGRALAELIAV; from the coding sequence ATGAGCTCGATCCTTAATGAGATTGCCGAATATAAACGCGGCTGGGTAGCGACATGCAAGCAGAGCCTCTCCGAAGCGGAGCTGCTGCTGCAGGGCAAGGCGAAGACCCCGCTCGATTTTGCCGCTGCACTGCATAACCGGACTGCAGCCAGAGAGAACGCCGTCATTGCCGAAGTGAAGAAGGCGAGCCCCTCCAAGGGGATTATCCGCGCCGATTTCGATCCGGTTTCTATTGCCAGAAGCTACGAAAGCGGCGGGGCAACCTGCCTGTCGGTGCTCACCGATGTGAAATATTTTCAGGGTGCGGATGAATATGTCCGCATGATTCGCGCTGCTGTCGGCCTCCCGATCCTGCGCAAGGATTTCATGCTCGATACCTATCAGATCGCAGAGGCGCGTGCGATGGGCGCAGATGCAATCCTTGTCATCCTTGCCATGGTTGATGATACGCTGGCTGCTGAACTGACTGCATGCGCCAATGAGCTGGGACTGTCTGTATTGCCTGAGGTGCATAATGCGGAGGAGCTTGAACGGGCCCTTAAACTCGATACGCAGCTGATCGGCATCAATAACCGCAACCTGCACACCTTCGAAACAAGCCTTGATACGACCCTCTCGCTGCTTGCAGAGATCGACGATGAGAGAACGGTGATTACCGAGTCCGGCATCTTCACACCGGAAGATATCCGGCTGATGAATGATAACGCTGTTTACGGCTTCCTTGTTGGGGAGTCACTGATGCGCCAGCCCGATCCGGGCAGAGCACTGGCTGAACTCATTGCCGTATAA
- the trpE gene encoding anthranilate synthase component I, which yields MSTPVRLFLRTLSADCLTPPGVFSRLVDRGDCFLFESAEGGEQWGRYSILGINPACRATANGDTTHLRYRDGSEEIFQGGILDWLHDAVLSQQFIPEDDLPFAGGAVGYFGYQLVSHFENIPADLPDPVGAPESAYLLVDRFMVFDNLKGTLTCCVRLPEDEADEAESVLDRMEASLYEGEMAHVLKLDADTSRSEPPTPQTTQADFEAAVSKAREYILAGDIFQVVLSQRFSKPLKCAPFDIYRAVRHINPSPYLFYLSVGETILVGSSPEILVRREMEKAVVRPIAGTRPRGKTVAEDKALEADLLADAKELAEHVMLVDLGRNDLGRVCEYGSVSLTESMTIERYSHVMHIVSQVEGKIRSDADSLDLLAATFPAGTVSGAPKVRAMEIIHELEPVARGPYAGTVGYIGFGGERLDTAIAIRTAVIHGGEVHIQAGAGIVADSVPEREHIECVNKATAMFRAVALAEAQRKDS from the coding sequence ATGAGTACACCCGTTCGCCTGTTCCTGCGCACCCTTTCCGCAGACTGCCTGACCCCTCCCGGAGTCTTTTCCCGGCTTGTGGATCGCGGCGACTGTTTTCTGTTTGAGTCGGCTGAAGGGGGCGAGCAGTGGGGCCGTTACAGCATCCTCGGCATCAATCCCGCCTGCCGGGCCACCGCCAATGGCGATACCACCCATCTGAGATACCGCGACGGCAGTGAAGAGATATTTCAGGGCGGCATTCTCGACTGGCTGCACGACGCCGTCTTAAGCCAGCAATTTATCCCCGAGGATGATCTGCCATTTGCCGGTGGTGCCGTCGGCTATTTCGGTTATCAGCTGGTGTCCCATTTTGAGAATATTCCTGCCGACCTTCCCGATCCTGTTGGCGCCCCCGAGTCCGCCTACCTGCTGGTGGACCGGTTCATGGTATTCGACAATCTCAAAGGCACCCTGACCTGCTGCGTGCGTCTCCCCGAAGATGAAGCGGACGAGGCCGAGAGTGTCCTGGACCGCATGGAGGCAAGCCTTTACGAGGGAGAGATGGCGCATGTACTGAAGCTCGATGCCGACACCTCGCGCTCCGAACCTCCAACACCGCAGACTACTCAGGCTGATTTTGAGGCAGCTGTCAGCAAGGCGCGCGAATATATCCTCGCCGGTGATATCTTTCAGGTAGTGCTCTCACAACGCTTCAGCAAGCCGCTGAAGTGTGCGCCGTTTGATATCTACCGCGCGGTACGCCACATCAATCCGTCGCCCTACCTCTTCTACCTCTCTGTTGGCGAAACGATTCTTGTCGGTTCATCACCTGAGATTCTGGTGCGGCGAGAAATGGAGAAGGCGGTGGTACGCCCGATCGCAGGCACCCGCCCGCGCGGCAAAACAGTTGCTGAGGACAAAGCGCTGGAGGCCGACCTGCTCGCCGATGCCAAAGAGCTTGCCGAACATGTCATGCTGGTGGATCTGGGCCGCAATGATCTGGGGCGCGTCTGCGAATACGGCTCGGTTTCACTGACCGAATCGATGACCATCGAACGCTATAGCCATGTGATGCATATTGTTTCGCAGGTTGAGGGGAAGATACGCAGTGATGCCGACAGTCTCGACCTGCTGGCGGCCACATTCCCTGCCGGCACGGTATCCGGCGCCCCCAAGGTGCGCGCCATGGAGATAATCCATGAACTGGAGCCTGTGGCACGAGGCCCCTACGCCGGCACGGTCGGCTACATCGGCTTTGGCGGGGAGCGTCTGGATACCGCCATCGCGATCCGCACCGCGGTAATCCACGGTGGCGAGGTCCATATTCAGGCAGGCGCAGGCATCGTGGCCGACTCGGTACCCGAACGCGAACATATTGAGTGCGTGAACAAGGCAACCGCGATGTTCCGTGCCGTCGCACTGGCAGAGGCTCAGAGGAAGGATTCATGA
- a CDS encoding HDOD domain-containing protein, with translation MAHLLLVALNLTIDLPETIMPLLGDFFSRLLSAGTRNKRLPSAAKEAAPDQGTAGQADADASIAAILRSLRATANPPADVYDLISPPGLHGNTLNRLRAKIHDIPPMPEIWHQIQQILDKPEASATELGACIAKDPVLSAKVLMVCNSSAYRSPASPEITNMPLAIARLGLDATSNIIFQTVAPKLEKGEENRFQVHQIWMHSQVISSLTRILVAPCHRLSLHDASLMGMLHDIGKLAILYIESDDKLAALKKAIASGEETLWAEHKILGYTHIDAGISLALHWRLPKQVRQYISYHHHASSLPASAIPIGLRHGMVAVSLAHIILRHFTAAGEENMGRLIWTPQGCTYAAINDRFIASELQIPLNNEETYRLIEREMARTRQIMPELFS, from the coding sequence ATGGCGCATCTTTTGCTTGTCGCATTGAACCTCACTATCGACTTACCGGAGACCATCATGCCACTGCTTGGCGACTTTTTTTCACGACTCCTTTCTGCCGGCACCAGAAACAAGCGTTTGCCCTCCGCTGCCAAAGAAGCAGCGCCGGATCAGGGCACCGCCGGACAGGCGGATGCTGATGCCTCTATCGCCGCCATTCTCAGGAGCCTTCGCGCCACCGCCAATCCCCCGGCAGATGTCTATGATCTGATCTCGCCTCCAGGCCTGCATGGCAATACCCTGAATCGTCTGCGCGCAAAGATTCACGACATTCCACCCATGCCTGAGATCTGGCATCAGATCCAGCAGATTCTGGATAAACCTGAAGCCTCGGCCACGGAATTGGGGGCGTGCATCGCCAAGGATCCGGTACTCTCCGCCAAGGTTCTCATGGTATGCAACTCATCAGCCTACAGGAGCCCGGCCAGCCCCGAGATCACAAATATGCCTCTGGCGATTGCGCGACTGGGCCTCGATGCGACAAGCAATATCATCTTCCAGACAGTTGCGCCGAAGCTCGAAAAAGGTGAAGAGAATCGATTTCAGGTTCACCAAATATGGATGCACAGCCAGGTCATCTCATCGCTCACCCGCATCCTGGTCGCGCCGTGTCACCGCCTTTCCCTCCATGATGCAAGCCTGATGGGCATGCTCCACGATATCGGCAAGCTTGCCATTCTCTATATTGAGAGCGATGACAAACTGGCGGCACTGAAAAAAGCGATCGCGTCAGGGGAGGAGACGCTCTGGGCAGAGCATAAAATACTCGGATACACCCATATCGATGCCGGCATTTCGCTTGCCCTGCACTGGCGGCTGCCGAAACAGGTACGACAGTATATCTCATACCATCACCACGCCTCCAGCCTGCCGGCCTCTGCAATCCCTATAGGGCTGCGCCACGGCATGGTCGCGGTAAGTCTGGCACACATCATACTCCGGCATTTCACTGCAGCTGGAGAGGAGAATATGGGCAGGCTTATCTGGACGCCTCAGGGCTGCACCTATGCAGCCATCAACGATCGCTTTATTGCATCTGAACTTCAAATACCGCTCAATAATGAGGAGACCTATCGACTGATCGAGAGAGAGATGGCCCGCACCAGACAGATTATGCCCGAACTCTTCTCCTGA
- a CDS encoding ABC transporter permease, whose protein sequence is MSFDAGLTDTLIKLFAAWMLIAGAAYWANREGFGLSRRMLIASGRGLLQLLALAFVLHWVFDIQSHLAQAALIAGFCIMGGHNSASHYDGALGTWLACAAGLACACLLTLPWLALSGAISSETRTLVPLGSMVAANGMNAISIMIERLKSGSQIGDGVKTAMIPTIDTLRVVGLVHMPGIFVGMLLAGAAAFDAAVAQLTVLYMVVTSSFAACLVSFLLMNHLNKAKAGQ, encoded by the coding sequence ATGAGTTTTGATGCAGGATTGACGGATACGCTGATCAAGCTGTTTGCAGCATGGATGCTGATTGCCGGAGCCGCCTACTGGGCCAACCGCGAGGGGTTCGGCCTCTCCCGGCGCATGCTGATTGCGTCGGGTCGCGGCCTGCTGCAGCTACTGGCTCTGGCCTTCGTATTGCACTGGGTCTTCGATATCCAGTCGCATCTGGCACAGGCGGCGCTGATAGCGGGCTTTTGCATCATGGGCGGACATAACAGCGCCTCGCATTACGATGGCGCATTGGGCACATGGCTGGCGTGCGCAGCCGGGCTTGCCTGCGCATGCCTGCTGACGCTGCCTTGGCTGGCGCTTTCCGGAGCCATATCCAGTGAGACGCGTACGCTGGTTCCCTTGGGGAGCATGGTTGCGGCAAATGGCATGAACGCAATCTCGATCATGATTGAACGGTTGAAGTCGGGCAGCCAGATCGGCGATGGTGTGAAAACCGCAATGATCCCGACGATCGATACCCTGCGCGTGGTGGGGCTTGTGCACATGCCGGGTATTTTTGTCGGTATGCTGCTGGCCGGTGCTGCTGCATTCGATGCTGCAGTTGCCCAGCTGACCGTGCTTTACATGGTCGTCACCTCGAGCTTTGCCGCCTGCCTTGTCAGTTTTCTGCTGATGAATCACCTGAACAAGGCGAAGGCAGGGCAGTAA
- a CDS encoding anthranilate synthase component II: MILVIDNYDSFTFNLVQYLGELGETPQVYRNDKITPDQISELNPDHILVSPGPCTPYDAGISMDVIRRFSGTIPILGVCLGHQSISAVFGGRVIRAPRLMHGKTSPIEHDGEGIFKGVPSPFIATRYHSLIVPEPLPDCLVKTAWTKEGELMGLRHRDHPTFGVQFHPESILTEHGHTMLKNFLAVKA; this comes from the coding sequence ATGATTCTCGTTATCGACAACTACGATTCGTTCACCTTCAATCTGGTGCAGTATCTGGGTGAACTGGGTGAAACCCCGCAGGTTTACCGCAACGACAAGATCACACCAGATCAGATCTCGGAACTGAACCCTGACCATATCCTGGTCTCACCGGGCCCCTGCACCCCATATGATGCAGGCATCTCCATGGATGTAATCCGCCGCTTCTCAGGCACCATCCCGATTCTCGGCGTCTGCCTCGGCCACCAGTCGATTTCCGCCGTGTTCGGCGGCCGGGTGATTCGTGCGCCAAGACTGATGCACGGCAAAACAAGCCCGATCGAACATGACGGCGAGGGGATATTCAAGGGCGTGCCATCACCGTTTATTGCCACCCGCTACCACTCGCTGATCGTGCCGGAGCCTCTGCCCGACTGCCTGGTTAAAACGGCCTGGACAAAAGAGGGGGAGCTGATGGGGTTGCGCCACCGCGATCACCCTACTTTCGGCGTGCAGTTTCATCCGGAGTCCATCCTCACAGAGCATGGGCATACGATGCTGAAGAACTTTCTTGCGGTGAAGGCATGA
- the trpD gene encoding anthranilate phosphoribosyltransferase, with translation MSEGVARMISQLQSGEKICGRLAELVFTEIMAGAASPAQIAAVLMGLSIRGETPEVVAGAAKAMRAASTKITPNATGLVDTCGTGGDGAKTFNISTAVSMVVAACGVPVAKHGNRAMSSKSGAADVLEALGVNLNITPEKVAECIDETGIGFLFAQQLHPAMKHAGPVRRELGVRTIFNLLGPLTNPAGAEYQVLGVYGADKLELVAGALGQLGSKRALVVHGRDGLDEITTTDITDAILIEAGEEPIRFEIDPAAFGMPYATPAALAGDDAATNAEILKHIFAGQKGAGRDIVLLNAAAALWVAGKVNGIGDGISMAADAIDSGRVTATLNKLVAFTRSAA, from the coding sequence ATGAGTGAAGGCGTGGCACGAATGATCAGCCAGCTGCAGAGCGGTGAAAAGATCTGCGGCAGGCTTGCCGAACTGGTGTTTACCGAGATCATGGCCGGCGCTGCCTCGCCAGCTCAGATTGCTGCAGTATTGATGGGACTCTCCATCCGCGGTGAAACGCCCGAGGTCGTGGCCGGAGCTGCGAAAGCGATGCGTGCCGCCTCCACTAAGATCACACCGAACGCGACCGGACTGGTTGATACCTGTGGCACGGGCGGCGATGGTGCCAAAACATTCAACATCTCCACCGCCGTATCGATGGTTGTCGCAGCCTGCGGTGTGCCGGTTGCCAAGCATGGCAACCGTGCCATGTCCTCCAAATCCGGTGCGGCGGATGTGCTGGAAGCGCTTGGCGTCAACCTGAACATTACCCCAGAAAAGGTGGCCGAATGCATCGATGAAACCGGCATCGGCTTTCTCTTCGCCCAGCAGCTGCATCCGGCCATGAAACATGCAGGGCCTGTACGGCGTGAGCTCGGCGTACGCACCATCTTCAACCTTCTCGGGCCCCTGACCAACCCGGCCGGTGCCGAGTATCAGGTTCTGGGCGTTTACGGCGCCGACAAACTGGAACTGGTGGCCGGCGCACTTGGCCAGCTGGGCAGCAAGCGGGCGCTGGTTGTGCATGGCCGCGATGGACTCGATGAGATCACCACGACCGACATTACCGATGCGATCCTTATCGAGGCGGGTGAGGAGCCGATCCGCTTCGAGATCGATCCCGCCGCCTTCGGCATGCCCTATGCCACACCTGCCGCACTTGCAGGTGACGATGCAGCCACCAATGCCGAGATCCTGAAACATATCTTTGCAGGCCAGAAAGGCGCCGGTCGCGATATCGTACTGCTTAATGCTGCTGCTGCCCTCTGGGTGGCAGGCAAGGTAAACGGAATCGGTGACGGCATCAGCATGGCCGCAGACGCCATTGATTCAGGTCGCGTCACTGCAACACTCAACAAACTTGTTGCGTTCACCCGGAGCGCGGCATGA
- a CDS encoding tetratricopeptide repeat-containing sulfotransferase family protein, which translates to MTQKLSNNKKRRLNEFAEQAWAYASKGKFAAALNICDKADSLFENFPEIVYVRGMSAAMQGDYPSASTWLEQASKAMPKNLSLMVNLANALLFSNREEEAVPLYAHILENDPQLFEKANGYGAYAIALSELGEYNRAMQFFDEAIKRIQSGDLELIKKAAHICHVRRNSDKAISLLEKARSSHPENYSIPFQMALLLMQWNRHDEARALLRETLRIHPGHIGALSLLVASGEYEERQADITRLQTIYEQAEPDSNDRLIGAYALGDEADRSGEYSAAFNYWSEGNRMRRAQVAYHDAEQERLFKAAIAPFSAERFTHAACKGASDAAPIFIVGMPRCGSSLLERALSLHPDLTDAGEIGALQQSIAGRMRKPSTGLIMERLESLDDAGFLEVGTEYARRLAEEHNIDGRAIDKSLGNFGLIGAITKALPNARIIHLARDPMASCLSMFQAHFTAGVNYSFDLDELGRHYNRYLKAMQHWRDVLPSGVMLEVHYEELVSNTESELHRVLEFCNVEWNDACLQTHKAGGSVSTASVFQVRKPIHQKSIARWKHYEAQLAPLKKHLTQ; encoded by the coding sequence ATGACACAAAAACTCTCCAACAACAAGAAGCGCCGGCTGAATGAATTTGCCGAACAGGCATGGGCCTATGCATCCAAAGGCAAGTTTGCTGCTGCACTAAACATCTGCGACAAAGCCGACAGCCTGTTCGAGAACTTTCCGGAGATAGTCTATGTGCGCGGCATGAGCGCTGCCATGCAGGGAGATTACCCATCGGCCAGCACCTGGCTTGAACAGGCCAGCAAGGCCATGCCGAAAAACCTCAGCCTGATGGTTAATCTCGCGAATGCGCTTCTTTTCTCCAACAGAGAAGAGGAGGCAGTTCCGCTGTATGCCCATATTCTTGAGAACGACCCGCAGCTGTTTGAGAAAGCCAATGGCTATGGCGCCTATGCCATAGCACTCTCGGAGCTCGGGGAGTACAACCGGGCGATGCAGTTCTTCGATGAGGCCATCAAACGAATCCAGTCGGGGGATCTGGAGTTGATCAAAAAGGCTGCCCATATTTGCCATGTACGCCGCAATAGCGACAAGGCCATCTCACTGCTTGAAAAGGCAAGGTCGTCACATCCTGAAAATTACTCGATACCGTTTCAGATGGCCCTGTTGCTTATGCAATGGAACAGACATGACGAGGCCCGCGCGCTATTGCGCGAGACATTGCGGATCCACCCGGGCCATATAGGGGCCCTGTCGTTACTGGTGGCGAGCGGGGAGTACGAGGAGCGCCAGGCAGATATTACCCGTCTGCAAACAATCTACGAGCAGGCAGAACCTGACAGTAATGACCGCCTCATCGGAGCCTATGCCCTTGGAGATGAAGCTGACAGGAGTGGAGAGTACAGCGCAGCATTCAACTACTGGAGTGAAGGTAACCGGATGCGCCGGGCTCAGGTCGCCTATCATGATGCCGAGCAGGAGAGGCTGTTCAAGGCTGCCATCGCCCCATTTTCAGCTGAGCGGTTCACGCATGCAGCATGCAAAGGTGCCAGCGATGCCGCTCCGATATTTATTGTTGGCATGCCCCGTTGCGGCTCCTCGCTTCTGGAGCGGGCACTCTCCCTTCATCCTGACCTGACGGATGCCGGCGAGATAGGTGCCCTGCAGCAATCCATCGCCGGACGCATGCGCAAACCATCAACCGGCCTCATCATGGAGAGACTGGAAAGCCTGGATGACGCCGGATTTCTCGAAGTCGGCACAGAGTATGCCCGGCGTCTCGCTGAAGAGCACAATATTGACGGGCGTGCAATCGACAAGTCATTGGGCAATTTTGGCCTTATTGGCGCAATCACCAAGGCACTTCCGAATGCGCGTATTATTCACCTTGCCAGAGATCCGATGGCCTCCTGCCTCTCCATGTTTCAGGCCCACTTCACCGCAGGCGTCAACTACTCCTTTGATCTTGATGAACTGGGGCGTCACTACAACCGCTACCTGAAAGCCATGCAGCACTGGCGCGACGTGCTTCCATCGGGGGTCATGCTGGAAGTTCACTATGAAGAGCTTGTCAGCAACACCGAATCTGAGTTGCATCGTGTTCTTGAATTCTGCAATGTCGAGTGGAATGACGCCTGCCTGCAGACACACAAGGCGGGCGGCTCAGTCAGTACTGCAAGTGTTTTCCAGGTGCGCAAGCCGATCCATCAGAAGTCGATCGCCCGCTGGAAGCATTATGAAGCGCAACTGGCCCCGCTCAAAAAACACCTTACACAGTGA